A DNA window from uncultured Methanoregula sp. contains the following coding sequences:
- a CDS encoding HEAT repeat domain-containing protein codes for MTGTGGTSDSTGEEIRQQIQALDDPAIDKRHAAISALKMIGELAVAPLISHMAKAPDNDRRWYAAIALSRIGEPAVIPLIMAMEANAGREFRRYAAAALGEIGEPAVDSLIDGMASSDPELRGFLSRALCRIGKPAVDSLTLRLKDPDETIRQCATLTLWQMGETGLPSMVEKMQDEL; via the coding sequence ATGACAGGAACCGGCGGCACATCGGACAGTACTGGCGAGGAGATAAGGCAGCAGATCCAGGCACTGGATGATCCGGCGATCGACAAACGGCACGCTGCCATCAGCGCCCTGAAAATGATCGGGGAGCTGGCGGTTGCCCCGCTCATCTCCCATATGGCAAAGGCACCGGACAATGACCGGCGCTGGTATGCTGCGATTGCGCTCTCCCGGATCGGGGAGCCGGCGGTGATCCCCCTCATCATGGCGATGGAGGCGAACGCCGGGCGGGAGTTCCGCCGGTATGCTGCTGCTGCCCTTGGCGAGATCGGGGAGCCCGCCGTTGACTCGCTCATCGACGGCATGGCGAGCAGCGACCCGGAACTGCGGGGTTTTCTCTCCCGGGCCCTCTGCCGCATCGGGAAACCTGCCGTGGACTCGCTCACCCTCCGGCTCAAAGACCCGGATGAGACCATCCGGCAGTGTGCAACCCTGACCCTCTGGCAGATGGGGGAGACCGGCCTGCCCTCGATGGTCGAGAAGATGCAGGATGAGCTGTAA
- a CDS encoding DUF1646 family protein, producing the protein MEILATLGLVIIFILVLVLPFRVKCIEHNLEVFLFACGVAALTLSGLIAIPGEQTGWSMAIIAEALISPLKIASIFGIPIGIVQIVLLVGLLIYFFYHRMQRAIVGLIDRVSLPWIVFLLIVVLGLISSIISAILAAIVLVEIVNALPVVRKAKIEVTVVSCFSIGLGAGLTPLGEPLTTIVISKLSGAPYYAGFTFLFDKLAIYVIPAVIALGIVGVFLFNRSNTGDTKLECLVERESIRDILLRAAKVYLFIMALIFLGEGFKPLILEYVIGIPPAGLYWVNIVSAVLDNATLAAAEISPALSLTQITSALMGLLIAGGMLIPGNIPNIIAACKLGITSKEWAELGLPLGMALMAVFFAILFVPVWLGLA; encoded by the coding sequence ATGGAGATCCTCGCAACGCTCGGGTTAGTTATCATATTCATCCTTGTACTGGTCCTCCCGTTCCGGGTGAAATGTATCGAGCACAACCTCGAGGTCTTCCTGTTCGCCTGCGGGGTTGCTGCCCTCACGCTCTCGGGCCTCATCGCTATTCCGGGGGAACAGACCGGCTGGAGCATGGCAATCATCGCCGAAGCACTCATCTCCCCCCTCAAGATCGCGAGCATCTTTGGCATCCCCATAGGGATCGTCCAGATCGTCCTCCTTGTCGGCCTTCTCATCTATTTCTTCTACCACCGGATGCAGCGTGCCATCGTCGGCCTTATCGATCGCGTTTCCCTGCCGTGGATAGTCTTCCTCTTGATAGTCGTCCTCGGCCTCATATCGAGCATCATCTCGGCGATCCTCGCGGCAATCGTTCTTGTCGAGATCGTCAATGCGCTGCCGGTGGTCCGGAAGGCCAAGATCGAGGTTACGGTCGTCTCCTGCTTCTCGATAGGCCTCGGCGCCGGGCTTACCCCGCTCGGGGAGCCGCTCACCACGATCGTGATCTCGAAACTCTCGGGAGCCCCCTATTACGCCGGCTTCACCTTCCTCTTCGACAAGCTGGCCATCTACGTCATCCCGGCAGTCATCGCCCTTGGCATTGTCGGGGTCTTCCTGTTCAACCGGAGCAATACCGGCGATACGAAACTGGAATGCCTTGTGGAACGGGAGAGCATCCGGGACATACTCCTCCGGGCCGCGAAAGTCTATCTCTTCATCATGGCTCTCATCTTCCTCGGCGAGGGGTTCAAGCCCCTCATCCTCGAGTACGTCATCGGCATCCCCCCGGCAGGCCTGTACTGGGTGAATATCGTCTCGGCAGTGCTGGACAATGCCACGCTCGCGGCAGCCGAGATCAGCCCTGCCCTCTCCCTCACCCAGATAACGAGCGCCCTCATGGGTCTTCTCATAGCCGGGGGCATGCTCATTCCCGGCAATATCCCGAACATCATCGCGGCCTGCAAGCTCGGGATCACGAGCAAGGAATGGGCAGAACTGGGCCTCCCGCTCGGGATGGCCCTGATGGCCGTCTTCTTTGCCATCCTTTTTGTTCCCGTATGGCTGGGGCTTGCCTGA
- a CDS encoding V-type ATP synthase subunit I has translation MLQKMERIQVIGPKGDLGQAVDTLYRAGTIHLEDAPAIIPQSEIPLGRLRQDETGEVAEVLGRISAIFSTLPVIREDPVLQEQFRTSIGSATHAGPVARAREIIRTLETTTRDLSAKKAELTLSIATLNRYAKVLEIIHPVEKELPALEGFEVTILLIQEEHRDVIELIRTEIGTITGNRFEMTATTVDADTLAAIMVFPKRFSEAVHAFIYSVNVNEVRLPREYAGKPFYEMYALLEEKRIEAEGEIVRIDKELLALSNAWYQELVVLRKRLEEIHGELGAYRHFGLSEYTFVIMGWIPKKYLKRTRQALKDAFGDRVVIQVLPVTEKDLEEAPVFYDNPWWVKPFEFIMQLVAPPRYREIDPSPILAIFFPLFFGIMVGDIGYGLIILAFALIIRYRFKAIAFAKNLADILIISSIPTIFFGYLFGEFFGDLGETMGWIHPVQFLGISWNRVDAMIPMLIFAIAIGVIHVFLGLFIGIRNALILKKRKHLLEKTGMLLVITGIIVLVLMLAGVVPEIAIYPVVVIMVLGMPMILMGAGVFGTIEVMSTVGNILSYARLMAIGMASVILAMVANRLGGAFEIAIIGIIVAVLLHTLNVVLAMFSPSIHSVRLHLVEFFSKFYEGGGTVYRPFKKEVELKGPGE, from the coding sequence ATGCTCCAGAAGATGGAACGCATCCAGGTTATCGGGCCGAAAGGAGATCTGGGACAGGCAGTTGATACGCTGTACCGGGCCGGCACGATACACCTTGAGGATGCCCCGGCGATCATCCCCCAGAGCGAGATCCCGCTCGGCCGGCTCCGGCAGGACGAGACCGGGGAGGTAGCCGAGGTTCTTGGCAGGATAAGTGCAATCTTCTCAACCCTGCCCGTCATAAGGGAGGATCCGGTCCTCCAGGAGCAGTTCCGGACATCCATCGGGAGCGCGACCCATGCCGGGCCGGTTGCCCGGGCCCGGGAGATCATCCGCACGCTCGAGACGACAACAAGGGATCTCTCGGCAAAGAAAGCCGAGCTCACCCTCTCGATTGCAACCCTGAACCGGTATGCAAAAGTCCTCGAAATCATCCACCCGGTGGAAAAGGAGCTGCCCGCTCTCGAGGGGTTCGAAGTCACGATCCTCCTCATCCAGGAAGAGCACCGGGATGTCATCGAGCTGATACGAACAGAGATCGGGACGATCACCGGCAACCGGTTCGAGATGACGGCAACCACGGTCGATGCCGACACCCTTGCCGCGATCATGGTCTTCCCGAAGAGATTCTCCGAGGCCGTCCATGCCTTCATCTATTCCGTGAACGTGAACGAGGTCCGGCTCCCGAGGGAGTATGCAGGCAAGCCGTTCTACGAGATGTATGCTCTCCTTGAGGAGAAGCGGATAGAAGCCGAGGGAGAGATCGTCCGCATAGACAAGGAACTCCTCGCTCTCTCGAATGCCTGGTACCAGGAGCTCGTTGTCTTACGAAAGCGGCTCGAAGAGATCCACGGGGAGCTCGGGGCGTACCGGCATTTCGGCCTCTCGGAGTACACCTTCGTCATCATGGGCTGGATCCCGAAAAAATACCTGAAGAGAACCCGGCAGGCTCTCAAGGACGCCTTCGGCGACCGGGTGGTCATCCAGGTACTCCCGGTCACGGAGAAGGATCTGGAGGAGGCCCCGGTCTTTTACGACAATCCCTGGTGGGTGAAGCCGTTTGAGTTCATCATGCAGCTCGTTGCCCCGCCCCGGTACCGGGAGATCGATCCCTCGCCAATCCTCGCCATCTTCTTCCCGCTCTTCTTCGGGATCATGGTCGGCGATATCGGGTACGGCCTCATCATTCTCGCATTCGCGCTCATAATCCGGTACCGGTTCAAGGCAATCGCGTTTGCAAAGAACCTGGCCGATATCCTGATCATCTCGTCCATCCCGACCATCTTCTTCGGCTACCTGTTCGGCGAGTTCTTCGGGGATTTGGGGGAGACGATGGGCTGGATCCACCCGGTCCAGTTCCTCGGCATCTCGTGGAACCGGGTGGATGCGATGATCCCGATGCTCATCTTTGCAATCGCTATCGGCGTCATCCACGTCTTCCTCGGCCTTTTCATCGGGATCCGGAACGCGCTGATCCTCAAGAAGAGAAAACACCTGCTGGAGAAGACGGGGATGCTTCTCGTGATCACCGGGATAATCGTCCTTGTCCTGATGCTTGCCGGCGTTGTGCCCGAGATCGCCATTTACCCCGTGGTTGTCATCATGGTTCTCGGGATGCCGATGATCCTGATGGGGGCCGGAGTGTTCGGGACGATCGAGGTGATGAGCACGGTGGGAAACATCCTCTCGTACGCCCGGCTGATGGCGATCGGGATGGCCTCGGTTATTCTCGCTATGGTGGCGAACCGGCTTGGCGGGGCATTCGAGATCGCGATCATCGGCATCATCGTCGCGGTCCTCCTCCACACGCTAAATGTCGTGCTCGCGATGTTCTCCCCTTCGATCCATTCGGTGCGTCTCCACCTTGTCGAGTTCTTCTCGAAGTTCTACGAGGGGGGCGGGACGGTGTACCGGCCGTTCAAAAAGGAAGTGGAGCTGAAGGGGCCGGGGGAGTGA
- a CDS encoding winged helix-turn-helix domain-containing protein, with product MAERRTPYEIYWEILVYCKTPRSFTAIISRCDLNSKTGQEYIAFLCGKGYLALTKEGERNTYVATEHARDYIALFTELYQKLFDRIPGFRL from the coding sequence ATGGCGGAGCGGCGGACCCCCTACGAGATTTACTGGGAGATCCTCGTGTACTGCAAGACCCCCCGGTCGTTCACGGCCATCATCAGCCGGTGCGATCTCAATTCGAAGACCGGGCAGGAGTATATCGCGTTCCTCTGCGGGAAAGGCTATCTCGCCCTGACAAAAGAGGGGGAGCGGAATACCTATGTTGCAACGGAGCATGCCCGGGACTATATCGCGCTCTTCACCGAGCTGTACCAGAAACTCTTCGACCGGATTCCGGGGTTCCGGTTGTAG
- a CDS encoding amidohydrolase family protein, with protein MPVTLIHAGTFWDGVSEAPLGSRDIRIEDGVIREIAEKIPVPEGAVEIDLRDRMVMPGLIDCHVHITLRPEMVGSFWSHSPGYKALLGAQALHAHLMNGFTTVRDCGDMDLHGYTVRDVKKAVEQGLIPGSRLINSGHMLSARSGHMDATSTLSPDSKGWQNNLADGPLEIQRVVREEIKWGAEWIKFAASGGFASPSDSPVDVGYTKEEMESLVATASQYHRPVAAHLHGDEAVRMAVLAGVRSVEHGAMATRETLRLIEEKGVFLVPTQYAGVRSARFCDSEEFWVSAGNNPYEKMKMRMYKDVLIENAKNLAESNVKIAFGTDLGILSYSINGAAEFSEMVTNGISPVRALRAATSVAAELLMKDDIGTLAPGKAADIIAVPGNPFMDISVMEQVSFVMKAGIVYKPA; from the coding sequence ATGCCGGTCACCCTCATCCATGCAGGAACGTTCTGGGACGGGGTATCCGAAGCCCCCCTCGGATCCCGCGATATCCGTATAGAAGACGGTGTCATCCGAGAGATTGCAGAAAAAATTCCGGTGCCCGAAGGTGCCGTGGAGATCGATCTCCGCGACCGGATGGTGATGCCGGGTCTCATCGACTGCCACGTCCACATAACCCTGCGGCCGGAGATGGTTGGCAGTTTCTGGAGCCATTCCCCGGGCTACAAAGCACTCCTCGGCGCCCAGGCACTGCATGCCCACCTGATGAACGGGTTCACCACGGTCCGGGACTGCGGGGATATGGATCTCCACGGGTACACCGTCCGTGACGTAAAGAAGGCTGTCGAGCAGGGACTCATCCCCGGCTCACGGCTGATCAATTCGGGTCACATGCTCTCTGCCCGGAGCGGACACATGGATGCCACATCGACCCTCTCTCCTGACTCTAAGGGCTGGCAGAACAATCTTGCCGACGGGCCCCTGGAGATCCAGAGAGTTGTAAGGGAAGAGATCAAGTGGGGAGCCGAATGGATCAAGTTTGCCGCATCCGGCGGCTTTGCATCCCCGTCCGACAGTCCGGTCGATGTCGGGTACACGAAAGAGGAGATGGAGAGCCTTGTTGCAACCGCCTCACAATACCACCGGCCGGTTGCAGCCCATCTTCACGGCGATGAGGCGGTCCGGATGGCGGTCCTTGCCGGTGTCCGGTCGGTTGAGCACGGGGCCATGGCAACCAGGGAGACCCTCCGGCTCATTGAAGAGAAGGGAGTCTTCCTTGTCCCGACCCAGTACGCGGGGGTGCGATCAGCCCGGTTCTGCGACAGCGAGGAGTTCTGGGTATCGGCAGGCAACAACCCGTACGAGAAGATGAAGATGCGGATGTACAAGGACGTTCTTATCGAAAATGCAAAAAATCTCGCAGAAAGCAATGTAAAGATCGCTTTCGGGACCGATCTGGGCATCCTGTCCTACAGCATCAACGGGGCAGCCGAGTTCTCCGAGATGGTGACAAACGGGATATCCCCGGTCCGTGCCCTTCGGGCTGCAACGAGTGTTGCGGCAGAGCTGCTCATGAAGGACGATATCGGAACGCTTGCACCCGGGAAGGCTGCGGATATCATCGCTGTTCCGGGCAACCCGTTTATGGATATCTCGGTCATGGAGCAGGTCAGCTTTGTCATGAAGGCCGGCATTGTTTACAAACCGGCGTAA
- a CDS encoding threonine/serine exporter family protein: MNTPPHDTHHFDDSVRFITALIKAIELYGGHSRDICKTVEHIIKVLGLNGEILATPNSLVIALWLDDMHRQTVHIATMPETRYDMARLGKLRDLIEEIECNRISPADGLARIKEIERAPSIYGNRLKAFAYLLAGLSFGVLLGLSWLDVLAGGTLGIIAFGIELYILRFSRVDYARELFIAAFVAFLAGISGAMLPGLNPMGVTVCALSIYIPGFGLTIAPREIVLGDTISGIIYFVKALFVSVKLLIGTFLGLDIAHYLFPAAVADPIPKIDPLFVWVFIPLLLVSMGILYGVLPRDLWLVIGCGLCVWAGVQVGNTFGFWQGTFLGAIILALYARVAARRLRIPISTVLLPVVLILVPGLGFIQALYMFNTGAVVGGVSGVFHEFVIVFAIICGIFVGEILGSWNGQKKQDDGAETN, translated from the coding sequence ATGAATACCCCTCCTCACGACACGCATCATTTTGACGATTCTGTCCGGTTTATTACCGCACTCATCAAGGCCATCGAGCTGTACGGCGGCCATTCCCGTGATATCTGCAAGACTGTGGAACATATCATTAAGGTGCTGGGACTGAACGGGGAGATCCTTGCAACCCCCAATTCTCTTGTGATCGCTCTCTGGCTGGACGACATGCACCGGCAGACCGTCCACATTGCCACGATGCCGGAGACCCGCTATGATATGGCCCGGCTGGGAAAACTGCGGGATCTTATCGAAGAGATTGAATGTAACCGTATCAGCCCTGCCGACGGACTTGCGCGGATCAAGGAGATTGAACGCGCCCCGTCCATCTATGGCAACCGTCTCAAAGCGTTTGCATACCTGCTCGCCGGCCTGAGTTTCGGGGTACTCCTGGGCCTGTCGTGGCTGGATGTCCTTGCCGGAGGCACGCTTGGCATCATTGCATTCGGCATCGAGCTGTATATTTTACGGTTTTCCCGGGTGGATTATGCCCGGGAACTGTTCATCGCTGCGTTCGTGGCATTTCTCGCAGGTATCTCCGGTGCGATGTTGCCGGGCCTCAACCCGATGGGCGTGACTGTCTGTGCCCTTTCCATCTACATTCCGGGGTTTGGTCTCACCATCGCGCCCCGGGAGATCGTTCTCGGGGATACCATCTCCGGCATCATTTACTTCGTGAAAGCCCTCTTTGTATCCGTGAAACTCCTTATCGGGACCTTTCTTGGCCTCGACATTGCCCACTATCTCTTTCCCGCGGCTGTTGCAGATCCCATCCCGAAAATCGATCCCCTTTTTGTCTGGGTCTTCATACCTCTCCTGCTGGTAAGTATGGGAATCCTGTATGGTGTCCTGCCCAGGGACCTCTGGCTGGTTATCGGATGCGGTCTCTGTGTGTGGGCCGGAGTGCAGGTTGGAAACACCTTCGGGTTCTGGCAGGGAACATTCCTCGGGGCGATCATCCTTGCCCTCTATGCCCGGGTTGCCGCCCGCAGGCTCAGAATTCCCATCTCTACGGTCCTCCTTCCCGTGGTGCTCATCCTGGTCCCGGGCCTCGGGTTCATCCAGGCGCTGTACATGTTCAATACCGGCGCGGTTGTTGGAGGAGTCAGCGGTGTATTCCATGAATTTGTCATCGTCTTTGCCATCATCTGCGGTATTTTTGTCGGTGAGATCCTCGGGTCATGGAACGGGCAAAAAAAGCAGGATGACGGGGCAGAAACGAACTGA